Part of the Bacillus sp. BGMRC 2118 genome, ATGAAGAGCAGTTTTGTATAACTCATTCGTATCAAGAAATCCATCAATTCTTGAGTCAATAATAATATCTAACCATTGGCTAAATGTCTCTTGTCCTAAAATATTACTATTTTGGCTTTGATGCAATCGAAAGTAACTTAGTGCTTCTGGAATGTAAACAGCTTTTCCTTTAGCAAGCAAATTTAACCAGGCAGCTAGGTCATTGATAAGTGAGTATTGTTTTCCATGATAAATTCCGAACGGTTCGGTGAGATCTTTTTTTCTAAATAGAACAGTAGTTGGTTCACCGATTACATTGAGACAATGTTTTAATGCATAGTTAGCCAGTAACTTACCATCTATAATTCTAGTTTCATGGTATAGCCTATTGGTAGCTGGGATAGGTGCTAGTGGTTCGCCAGTTTCATTAATAAGTTGTCGATAGGAAGTGACAAGTGTAATATTTTCAAATTCGGTAAAGAAATACATCATTTTTTTAATTTTATCTTTATGAAAGACATCATCATCCATTAAATAATTTATATATTCACCTGAAGCTAAATCATAGCATTTTTGCCAGTTTTTAAGGAATAAGTTATTTTCGTTTTTATAATATTTTATCTGAGGATTAGAAGATAAATAAGGAACAAGCATCTCTTGAACTCTATTATCAGAACTATCATCACAGATAATGATTTCAATTTCGGGATAGGTTTGATCCAATACACTTTCAATGGCTATTTTAAGAGTATCAGGTCTATTGTATGCGGGTATTACTACACTTACTAAGGGGGAGCTCAAGTGTATCATCCTTTCTATAAAATAATAAATTCAAGTTAATTTTTTTTTATATGTTGCAGGTACCCCCGCATATAAAGTATGGTGAGGTATATTTTCTTTAACAAAAGAACCTCCACCAATGATCGACCATTCCCCAATGGTTGTTTTTTCACGAATAGAGGCTCCAATACCTACATATGCCCCTTCTTTTATTGTTACATTTCCAGCAATTTGAACACCAGGAGAAATAGTTACATAATCTTCAATTTTGTTATCATGACTAATATTTACACTTCGGTTAATGATAACAAAATTATTTATGGTTACATTTGTTGTTATAATTGCTCCTTCGCAAATTATATTCCCAAGCCCTATGTGATTCTTATCAGAAATATATACTGATGGATGAATCAGTGAGTCTGCAAACTGAAAACCTAGTACTTGTGTCTTTTCTACAAAGCGTTTTTTTAAAGAGGGATCTCCAACCCCAGCACAAACAATTTTAACTTCATTTTTTAAATGCAGAATATCTGAAAGATCACCTAAAACCCGGACACTGTCTATAATTTTATTTTTATATTCAGTTCGTTCATCCAAGAACCCAGCTACTTCAGTTTTTAATTGCTCACAAAGATGAAGAACTTCACGTGCATGACCACCACATCCCCAGATTACAACCCTTTTTATGATAGTCCCAACCTTTCTACAACGGTACAAACGTCATCATTGGTCATTTCTTCCCAAAGAGGTAAACTTAGTATCTGATTTGAGATTCTTTCTGTAACTGGTAAAGGAGTGTGGGAATACTTTTGAAATAATGGTTGGTTATGACAGGGTGGAGAAAAATAAGTTCGTGCTTCAATATTTTGACTTCCTAGAAAGCGAATTATCTCTGTGTTTTGTTGACCCTCGGGGCAACATATTGGCATAAATTGATAAGGAATACTTCCTTTAGTATTTTGGACTAACCAGCCCTTTTCTAAAAGATTCCCTCGATTGAGTTCTTCGAGATACCAATGATAAATTTGTTGTCTAGTTTTTATTTTTTTGTCGAAATTATCAAGTGTAGATAAAGCAACTGCCACTGTATATTCAGACATTTTCCCATTTAACCCAGTTTGGGTAGATTCTCTATTTTTTGAAAATCCAAAGTTCTCAGCCTGCCTAACTTTCGAGATAAAATTCTTGTTGTTGCTATATATCAAACCACCTTCTCCAACTCCAAACGATTTAGTAGCATGAAAGCTAAATACAACAGCACCTGGAAAACCCTTTCCGAATTGATTCTGAGCTTCTGTTACTCCAAAGCTTGCAGCTGCATCAACTACAACAGGTGTCCCGTTCTCGTGTATATACCTATAATAGTCTAGATTCATAGGGTTGCCAAAAGTGGCATAAGGAACTACAACGGCTACATCTTCCCCATGTTTATGAAGTAGTTCTTGGACTACATTCTCATCCATGCACCAATCGTCAGGTCGTATATCTACAAATAGAGGTTCTAATCCACACCAAATTGCTGCCAATGGAGTGGCAGCAAACGTAAAACTTGGCATAATGGCGTACTTCCCTTTAGGGAGTTTACTCTGTGAAATGGCCAACATAAGACCAATTGTCGCATTATTAACAGTAGTTACATCTCCACAATCATCAAAGTAATCTTTTAATACTCTTTTTTCAAATTGTGAATTAAGAGGTCCAAAATTGCTATATATTCTAGAGTTATCTATCTCTTTGAGATAATCAGTTAATGTCTCGTGCTTGACTAGGTTAGGACGTAGGAAAGGTATTTTTTTCATGATGTTAAATCTCAGCTCCTTTCTTTCCCTTTCCTAAATATATTGTTAGCTTCTAAGTTATATACTTTATCCAAAGTTGATTTTTTGGAAAAGAATGGAGCAATTTAATAAGCATTTTAAATTATTTCTGAATACACTGTAGGTGATGACTTTGTCAATTTACTTTCAATTTTCTCTTTAGTTTTTATTTGCATTGCTGTTTTTTGAAGTATTATTTTTTAAAAAGGAGAAGGAATATGACAAATAAGCATGTCCCACTTTTGACAGCGCATTTGTTTTTATCAGATAGTGAATCAATGGTTGGACTTGAGGAACTGATTCTTAGAATATCTGAATGTGGAATAACAGTGAGAACGTACGGGCAAAACGAGGAATTAAAAGTTGAGAAACCAAAGGATCCACGTGTTTATGTCTCAATAGGTGAAGAGTGGAATGAGTTTACAACATTGGTGTCAATGGCCGCATATGAAAAAGGAAGATGGCTTCATTATGAATCAACAGCCGAGTTGCAACCAGAACATCTCTTTTATTGCTGGCTAAAGTATACAGACCCCATGCCAGAGAATAAAATTATTACTACATCCCAATTTACATCCGAGGAACCATTGGTATCTATTTTTACTGCTAGTTTTAGATCAAAAGACAAAATTCAAAGACCTTATCAATCTCTATTAAAGCAAACGTATACGAACTGGGAATGGGTGATTGTAGATGATTCAGGAGATGATGATGAAACTTACAAACAATTCTTAACAAATCTTAAGGACCCTCGAGTAAGAAGATACCGTCAGGATTCCCGAAATGGATATATTGGGTCAACAAAACGTTATGCTGCAGGACTAAGTACTGGTGAGATATTAGTTGAGCTAGATCATGATGATGAGCTTACTCCTGATTGTCTTGAGAAAATAGTTGACGCATTTAAGAAAAACCCTGAATGTGGATTTGCCTTTGGAGATTGTACTGAAGTATTTGTAGAGAATAATCAAGCTCATTGGTATGGCTGGGATTGTGGCTATGGCTATAGCTTGTATTATCGAGTCTGGGTTCATTCAATGAATAGATGGCAAAATGTTCTTAAGCAAACAGCAATTAACTCCAATACGATTCGTCATTTAGTTGGTTTACCGAATCATCCACGAGCATGGAGAAGGGACTGCTATCATTTAATTGGTGGTCACAGGGAAGAATTACTTGTTGCAGATGACTATGACTTATTAGTCCGAACATTTCTAAGTACTAAATTTGTAGCTATTCCTAATTTGCTATATGTTCAGTATAGAAATGAGGGAGGTGAAAATTCCACGTTTCTAAGAAATACACAGATTCAGACCCTTGTTAGGGAACTCAATCATTTTTATGAAGAACGAATTGAAGCGAGAATTGAGGAACTAGGTTTACCAGGATTATTACCATATAGCCGTGTATGGGAAACTAAAGAAGATAGTTCTGCTCGAAGAACAGCGCATATAAATCATGAAAATTCATCTAAAGTATCTATATTGTTTCCAATTCCTCATTCTTCTAAAAATAAGGAACCTAAACAATTATTAAAGAAATTGGAAAGGGGATTAAATACCAATTTTAATGAAATTGAAATCGTAGTTGTAGGATACATTCCTGAAATTGTAGAGGAGTATGCTGCAAAAGCACCAATGGGAGCAGTTCGTTGGTGGCCCATGGAACCAACTGATTCGTTAGAAACATGTATAGAATATGCTAAATTCTGTTCATCATGTACTGAGAAAATTGTTGTTGTCCCATAAATTCTTTTAGTAGTTTTAATTTCTAATAAATCTGTAACATTTGAATTTATTAAGTAGACTGAGCCTCTTCATATAAAAAGAATTAGCATTGGAAGATAATTACTCCAATGCTAATTCTTTTTTTGTAAATTTAAACTTGAGTATTCATACACTCAATTGTGAGGTTGTCCAGATAACTGAATTTGTAGTTATTCTTACAAATAATGAAATTTATGTAAAAAAACAATACATTTAAATAGATTGTACATTAGAAAATTGTTATTTTAGGCATGTAAACAATCACTCTATCATTAACGAGAATAGTATATACCGTATTTCAATAAATCTTTTTAAAGGGGATGAATTAATGGGTATTAAACCACCGAAACGTGGCCCACAAGGTCCACAAGGTCCACAAGGTCCACAAGGCCCACAAGGGGCAACAGGGCCTCAGGGAGCACAAGGTCCACAAGGAGTACAAGGTCCACAAGGAGTACAAGGTCCACAAGGAGTACAAGGTCCACAAGGAGCACAAGGTCCACAAGGTCCACAAGGAGCAGCAGGTCCACAAGGAGTACAAGGTCCACAAGGAGCCCAAGGTCCACAAGGAGCAGCAGGCCCACAAGGAGTTCAAGGTCCACAAGGAGCCCAAGGCCCACAAGGAGCCCAAGGCCCACAAGGAGCCCAAGGCCCACAAGGCCCACAAGGTCCACAAGGTCCACAAGGTCCACAAGGTCCACAAGGTCCACAAGGTCCACAAGGTCCAGCTGCAACAGCATGCTGTCCTTGTACGAATCTGCTAGATAATCCGGGATTTGATGATGAACTACAAGATGATGGAGAGCCTCCAGTTGGTTGGACTCCTTTTGGGGAACCAGGAATTGTCTCAGGGGACAATGATGCACATAGTGGTAAATTTATTGGAGTAGGTGATCCAGTTACACCTACACTTGTTCTTCAAGCAGTCTCAATGAATCCAGGTGATAGCATCACACAATCTGTGCCTGTTTCTCCAGGATGTTGTTTTACTCTTTCATTTGCAGCAGATATCCGTTCTCAAGCCCAGTTGGTTGCATCTGTTTCTTTCTTAGGGGAAGAAGATACTTGTGAGCCACCTACTTTGGGAGAATTGGTAGAAAATAATATTCCTCACATTGTTCCTTCGGGTAATCAACCACAATCTGTTTTCCAACATTACACTTTAGTAGTGTGTGTTCCAGCTGAAATTGATAATACTGAAATAACAGAAGCTTGTATATCATTCCAAGTATTAGAAGGACGAGGTGGACAGGGAGCAAGAGCAGTAGTTGATAATGTAGTTTTCCAAACTACGGGATCATGTGATGCTGAGGATTGTGTACAGAACTTTTAAGAATAAATAAAAGAGAGTCTTGATTATTTTGGCTTAGAGAATTAATCTCTAAGCCAATTTTTTGATTGCATCTGTGGATCATTCTTATTTGAAAAGTCTTTCTCAGATAAACAACATTATTAGATTTAGGGCTTGTAGGACTAATTCCTCCTAAAGTGGAGGTATAAGGTATAAGAGTATGAAAAGGAATGTTTCATTAGAAAAATGTAAAAAGGTTCACAATTTGTGCTTTGAGGACAGAAATGATCATTATTTGTCCATTATCTTCAAATAAGAATTTCCCTTTTTGTCAATGTCCTAATGTAAACGCCCTACCAAAAAACTGAAAAGAAAGTATTATATATTGATAAAATAATTGATAGGAGTTGATATCCTTGGGTATTAAGCCTAGGAGA contains:
- a CDS encoding glycosyltransferase family 2 protein → MSSPLVSVVIPAYNRPDTLKIAIESVLDQTYPEIEIIICDDSSDNRVQEMLVPYLSSNPQIKYYKNENNLFLKNWQKCYDLASGEYINYLMDDDVFHKDKIKKMMYFFTEFENITLVTSYRQLINETGEPLAPIPATNRLYHETRIIDGKLLANYALKHCLNVIGEPTTVLFRKKDLTEPFGIYHGKQYSLINDLAAWLNLLAKGKAVYIPEALSYFRLHQSQNSNILGQETFSQWLDIIIDSRIDGFLDTNELYKTALHTYRERVKSFHPFIEDVKRIDEILQTLK
- a CDS encoding acetyltransferase, which codes for MKRVVIWGCGGHAREVLHLCEQLKTEVAGFLDERTEYKNKIIDSVRVLGDLSDILHLKNEVKIVCAGVGDPSLKKRFVEKTQVLGFQFADSLIHPSVYISDKNHIGLGNIICEGAIITTNVTINNFVIINRSVNISHDNKIEDYVTISPGVQIAGNVTIKEGAYVGIGASIREKTTIGEWSIIGGGSFVKENIPHHTLYAGVPATYKKKLT
- a CDS encoding aminotransferase class I/II-fold pyridoxal phosphate-dependent enzyme encodes the protein MKKIPFLRPNLVKHETLTDYLKEIDNSRIYSNFGPLNSQFEKRVLKDYFDDCGDVTTVNNATIGLMLAISQSKLPKGKYAIMPSFTFAATPLAAIWCGLEPLFVDIRPDDWCMDENVVQELLHKHGEDVAVVVPYATFGNPMNLDYYRYIHENGTPVVVDAAASFGVTEAQNQFGKGFPGAVVFSFHATKSFGVGEGGLIYSNNKNFISKVRQAENFGFSKNRESTQTGLNGKMSEYTVAVALSTLDNFDKKIKTRQQIYHWYLEELNRGNLLEKGWLVQNTKGSIPYQFMPICCPEGQQNTEIIRFLGSQNIEARTYFSPPCHNQPLFQKYSHTPLPVTERISNQILSLPLWEEMTNDDVCTVVERLGLS
- a CDS encoding glycosyltransferase: MTNKHVPLLTAHLFLSDSESMVGLEELILRISECGITVRTYGQNEELKVEKPKDPRVYVSIGEEWNEFTTLVSMAAYEKGRWLHYESTAELQPEHLFYCWLKYTDPMPENKIITTSQFTSEEPLVSIFTASFRSKDKIQRPYQSLLKQTYTNWEWVIVDDSGDDDETYKQFLTNLKDPRVRRYRQDSRNGYIGSTKRYAAGLSTGEILVELDHDDELTPDCLEKIVDAFKKNPECGFAFGDCTEVFVENNQAHWYGWDCGYGYSLYYRVWVHSMNRWQNVLKQTAINSNTIRHLVGLPNHPRAWRRDCYHLIGGHREELLVADDYDLLVRTFLSTKFVAIPNLLYVQYRNEGGENSTFLRNTQIQTLVRELNHFYEERIEARIEELGLPGLLPYSRVWETKEDSSARRTAHINHENSSKVSILFPIPHSSKNKEPKQLLKKLERGLNTNFNEIEIVVVGYIPEIVEEYAAKAPMGAVRWWPMEPTDSLETCIEYAKFCSSCTEKIVVVP
- a CDS encoding collagen-like protein — its product is MGIKPPKRGPQGPQGPQGPQGPQGATGPQGAQGPQGVQGPQGVQGPQGVQGPQGAQGPQGPQGAAGPQGVQGPQGAQGPQGAAGPQGVQGPQGAQGPQGAQGPQGAQGPQGPQGPQGPQGPQGPQGPQGPQGPAATACCPCTNLLDNPGFDDELQDDGEPPVGWTPFGEPGIVSGDNDAHSGKFIGVGDPVTPTLVLQAVSMNPGDSITQSVPVSPGCCFTLSFAADIRSQAQLVASVSFLGEEDTCEPPTLGELVENNIPHIVPSGNQPQSVFQHYTLVVCVPAEIDNTEITEACISFQVLEGRGGQGARAVVDNVVFQTTGSCDAEDCVQNF